A genomic region of Halichondria panicea chromosome 5, odHalPani1.1, whole genome shotgun sequence contains the following coding sequences:
- the LOC135336427 gene encoding receptor-type guanylate cyclase Gyc76C-like: protein MFIQLRAFMSLQILLLCSVCFVVTPVLSEFHPHVHTVNNWSPVHVQNVLEYLSINATTFAPDQVYCPAGSLNDTYKQNTIFIGVLGCLDPFLLTLSDDNVDAIRNQSNNSCLPGLPGYYPPVSEYILALLMHVEEFNNRTDVLPYHKICIYSGIPLDLSVDVKTGFNTFIGLPITPVIVDVAGDQNSIFLQHLVLPSNIPLLRHSNYGNLLPVNGHNVWSRLNRRILNRSPSQTISVVKLAEELYEEYFFVADPDGIEVHYALLDLYKFYGWKNVAYILADDWSATTLASGFSRVYTGIDVTLYFFGYQQVDGDLLNLFKQLSQNELQVIVFHGTVQRYFDLLLEASRYSFVGPEYVWIFPYAGATFPDSYQLSNLWCGYTDEEVFIIKNALSGTLSAGISEGIFSQYNYFVEKFVNFSNRITGDLSFYKDNTHFPQTSRIYDIIGLLGWSLQTLVEEKAFLLNTTQSMVNVSFDDRRTLASILHRVVLQSPEAVAGNLSFIDNGHRESTFISVRNFVPIENSNFSVNSSQSFAPWVVQVRACIMNRPADKSVFEFEFFDENGTSLGPDQSFVVFPSGSTTVPSGKPYRPFRRAHEATIISSVSSILIFTLAVLGYVGMVYYHDKKREMYNSSWIFNEGDLHFISGERQQGIWGRLNNITKMMGIRNASNMMEEATKLNDGNIAVLIRLSLPNKMITEKMYQECNIMRGLKHPNICPFFGCLLNGAKSALLYKYYPRGTLKYILCNSNIELQRVFRLSFALDISHGMEYLHSKKITHGRLETRNCVVDENWVVKVRNYGLEDLHKMNVTSNGKPNQYAAGYVRCGSKVSVLKVAPEVRLLGALPNPSADMFSFGHLLEELLVDRRNDWTGTDSSSKGTTQKEPISPNLFNLISTCLDNRPQQRPSFESVTLQLTDIVLTEHNITEHGVMQIYSQQLEDRLEELLDKVSNQKDKQTEIMQHYIPKTMVATIKDEKDVPITEHKNVAILCIELTCTELLSDKMNPESIEYLVLTMQKAIEGVTVAFDVKKIHSSGNMWILASGILSDSGTNQITEATNAAITVLDTFSGIFLPGLPYVHPTVRVGIHTGSMLCGVIEEPVPQLVTLGKSITTAINIASAGKDGQILASSEAGQLLKNSPDFRVTENATIPIQDELLPTVWIELTTCESISRSSAPQTLALPLDKNVTIKQCVRKHLMSVSSPSEPNTPLIETPPKKNRFNVPYSSYEQPTKTRRRFDMKRSISLISNRVLPTNNPPKSRSPSIQSTKSSKLQPSVDSGAGTGIGIFNGTFESVSEGKGQPQKPAIARGQSDGSGSVTSDSLIRIRPWSANSEPARLIDMENLHGNDSPV, encoded by the exons ATGTTTATCCAGCTCAGAGCTTTCATGTCTCTCCAGATACTTCTGTTGTGTTCTGTCTGTTTTGTTGTGACTCCGGTACTGTCGGAATTCCATCCTCATGTGCATACTGTGAATAATTGGAGTCCAGTGCACGTTCAAAACGTGCTCGAATATTTGAGTATCAATGCAACCACATTTGCTCCCGATCAAGTCTACTGTCCGGCAGGGTCGCTCAACGATACTTACAAGCAGAATACAATATTCATTGGAGTGCTTGGTTGTTTGGACCCATTTCTGTTGACTTTGTCCGATGACAACGTAGATGCTATAAGGAATCAGTCTAATAACTCCTGCCTACCTGGTCTTCCCGGGTACTACCCGCCTGTATCAG agtaCATCCTAGCTCTGCTAATGCATGTGGAGGAGTTTAACAACCGCACCGATGTCCTTCCCTACCACAAGATATGCATATACTCTGGCATCCCATTGGACCTTTCAGTAGATGTCAAGACTGGATTTAATACTTTTATTGGACTTCCAATCACTCCTGTTATCGTGGACGTAGCAGGTGATCAAAATTCAATCTTTCTTCAGCACCTTGTCTTACCTTCCAATATTCCATTGTTACGTCACTCTAATTACGGGAATTTGCTCCCTGTGAACGGCCATAATGTTTGGAGTAGATTAAACAGAAGAATACTGAATAGATCACCGAGTCAAACAATTTCTGTCGTGAAGCTTGCTGAGGAACTGTATGAAGAATACTTCTTTGTAGCTGACCCGGACGGCATTGAAGTTCATTATGCACTTCTAGACCTCTACAAGTTTTACGGTTGGAAAAATGTGGCGTACATTCTTGCAGATGATTGGTCGGCTACGACACTGGCTTCGGGATTTTCTCGTGTCTATACAGGAATTGATGTAAC gCTGTACTTCTTTGGCTACCAACAAGTGGATGGTGACTTATTGAATCTGTTCAAACAATTGAGTCAGAATGAGCTACAAGTGATAGTCTTCCATGGCACCGTGCAACGCTACTTTGATTTGCTCCTCGAGGCTTCTCGCTACAGCTTTGTAGGGCCAGA aTATGTCTGGATCTTTCCCTATGCCGGAGCCACGTTCCCTGACAGCTACCAGCTCTCCAACTTGTGGTGtggctacactgacgaagagGTGTTTATCATCAAGAATGCACTGAGTGGTACTCTCTCTGCTGGAATATCAGAGGGTATCTTTAGTCAAtacaattattttgttgagAAGTTTGTTAATTTCTCCAATCGGATTACTGGAGATTTGAGTTTCTACAAAGATAACACTCACTTTCCTCAGACTTCACGCATTTATGACATTATTG gtttGCTGGGTTGGTCTCTTCAGACACTGGTTGAAGAGAAGGCCTTCCTCCTCAACACAACCCAGTCCATGGTGAATGTATCATTTGACGACAGACGAACCCTCGCCTCCATTCTCCATCGAGTAGTACTCCAATCCCCCGAAGCAGTGGCAGGTAATCTCAGCTTCATAGATAATGGCCATAGAGAGAGCACTTTTATCAGTGTTCGAAACTTTGTCCCGATTGAGAACAGCAATTTCTCAGTCAACTCTTCACAAAGTTTTGCACCGTGGGTGGTACAAGTTCGGGCATGCATAATGAATCGGCCAGCTGATAAGTCGGTGTTTGAATTTGAGTTCTTCGATGAGAATGGGACCTCACTTGGTCCGGATCAGAGCTTCGTTGTATTCCCCTCAGGCTCAACCACTGTCCCTTCGGGAAAGCCATATAGGCCATTCAGAAGAG CCCATGAGGCCACTATTATCAGTTCTGTGTCCTCGATCCTCATATTTACGCTGGCAGTTCTTGGCTATGTTGGAATGGTGTACTACCATGACAAGAAGAGGGAGATGTACAATAGCAGCTGGATCTTCAACGAGGGCGACCTGCACTTCATCTCGGGCG AACGTCAGCAAGGCATTTGGGGGCGGCTGAACAACATCACCAAAATGATGGGGATTAGGAACGCAAGTAACATGATGGAGGAAGCAACGAAATT AAATGACGGTAACATTGCTGTACTGATTCGACTCTCTCTGCCAAATAAAATGATCACGGAGAAaatgtaccaagagtgcaACATCATGAG GGGCTTGAAACACCCTAACATCTGTCCATTCTTTGGCTGTCTACTGAACGGAGCAAAGTCAGCTCTACTGTACAAGTACTACCCTAGGGGCACTCTTAAGTATATTCTCTGCAACTCTAATATCGAGTTGCAGAGAGTGTTTAGATTATCCTTTGCCTTGGACATATCTCATGGTATGGAGTATTTGCACTCTAAGAAGATTACTCACGGTCGTTTAGAGACGCGTAACTGTGTCGTCGATGAAAATTGGGTAGTGAAAGTGAGAA actATGGTTTGGAGGATCTTCACAAAATGAATGTTACTTCAAACGGCAAACCAAACCAG TATGCAGCGGGATATGTACGGTGTGGCTCCAAGGTGTCTGTGTTAAAGGTGGCTCCAGAGGTCCGTCTCCTAGGAGCTTTGCCCAACCCATCAGCGGACATGTTTAGCTTTGGTCACCTCCTGGAGGAGTTGCTCGTCGATAGGAGGAATGACTGGACTGGTACAGATTCATCGTCTAAAGGGACCACGCAAAAAGAGCCCATCTCACCCAACCTATTCAAT CTGATCAGTACTTGCCTGGACAACCGACCTCAACAGAGGCCATCGTTTGAGAGCGTCACTCTGCAACTGACTGACATCGTACTCACAGAGCACAACATCACTGAACATGGCGTG ATGCAGATCTACTCTCAACAGCTAGAAGATCGTTTGGAGGAGCTATTGGACAAAGTGTCCAATCAGAAAGACAAACAGACCGAAATCATGCAAC ATTACATCCCCAAGACGATGGTGGCGACTATAAAAGACGAAAAGGACGTTCCTATCACGGAGCACAAGAACGTAGCTATCTTATGCAT AGAGTTGACGTGTACTGAGTTGCTCTCAGACAAAATGAACCCTGAATCCATCGAGTACCTAGTGCTGACAATGCAGAAAGCTATTGAGGGAGTCACTGTCGCCTTTGATGTGAAGAAGATCCACTCAAGCGGAAACATGT ggattCTTGCCTCGGGAATTCTGTCTGATAGCGGCACCAATCAGATCACTGAGGCTACCAATGCTGCCATCACTGTATTGGACACCTTCAGTGGTATCTTCCTTCCTGGTCTGCCCTACGTGCACCCCACAGTGCGTGTGGGGATCCACACAG GAAGCATGCTGTGTGGAGTTATTGAAGAGCCTGTTCCACAGTTGGTTACCCTCGGCAAATCTATCACAACTGCCATCAACATTGCCAGTGCTGGCAAAG atggaCAGATTCTCGCCAGCTCTGAAGCCGGACAGCTTCTCAAGAATTCCCCCGACTTTAGAGTCACTGAAAATGCAACCATACCTATTCAG GATGAACTCCTCCCTACTGTGTGGATAGAGCTTACCACATGTGAGAGTATTAGCCGTAGCAGTGCCCCCCAGACACTTGCCCTACCCCTCGACAAGAATGTGACCATCAAACAGTGTGTACGCAAACATTTAATGTCAGTATCTTCCCCCTCGGAACCTAACACTCCGTTGATCGAAACCCCACCCAAGAAGAACAGATTCAACGTTCCCTATAGCAGCTACGAGCAGCCCACAAAAACACGACGACGATTTGATATGAAACGATCCATCAGTCTAATCAGCAATAGAGTTCTTCCTACCAACAACCCACCCAAATCACGTTCACCCTCGATTCAGAGCACCAAGAGCTCCAAACTTCAACCGAGTGTTGATTCAGGTGCGGGTACCGGTATCGGTATATTCAATGGAACTTTTGAATCAGTGTCTGAGGGGAAAGGTCAACCGCAGAAGCCGGCAATTGCCAGGGGGCAATCGGATGGTTCTGGTAGCGTAACCTCCGACTCGTTGATTAGGATTCGACCATGGAGTGCAAACTCTGAGCCAGCTCGGCTGATTGATATGGAGAACCTCCATGGCAACGACTCACCTGTTTGA
- the LOC135336484 gene encoding uncharacterized protein LOC135336484 isoform X1, whose protein sequence is MFVQSVTFLFLLFSLRTNGLGTKQNQFPFVDLGSNGVSYEDLYQYNSDNYRVASPIYPGIKIGLYGYFNSAYINQNGAISFQKNITYRSAFSSISQEYVIAPFWDDMYFNSNGHVRYEVHVHNEYQSSALSMSLKKRVENYIGSTIGVYPVVKSLLVVEWKGMIGYSSSRETNTFQAIVASSDSESYAIFTYQCGGMLWSSSDATIGFGDPYGHYRNHPYSRSLQSQNPIACLNSPNSVWSNVVYKLRRANICTSYEFGCTDGSCVNNRDHCNGLVSDCRDGTDEIACTSWHTPSCRNSQYSCVSGGCVESSLKCDGRDDDCADGSDESNCSSYDVSTGAIFGISIAGVVVIFVFVVAIVTAIHRHLKQRNQRRVQFQRLRSELTVRPQPTPQPQTLYYQPKPEEWYQTVEGQWVQGPPPAYVPDVHGGFPSEGGAEVELIGGVGNSNETEVVIDDSAHSTVISVPPPNIPDDQSSLINDAESFATNEVGVVSNEENSLDNSSSESSLVNNEDTPLIESSVLIN, encoded by the exons GCACGAAGCAAAACCAATTCCCCTTTGTGGACCTGGGTTCCAATGGAGTCTCGTATGAGGATCTCTACCAGTACAACAGTGATAACTACAGGGTTGCTAGCCCCATCTATCCTGGTATCAAAATTGGCTTATACGGCTACTTTAATAGTGCCTAT attaaTCAAAATGGAGCCATATCATTCCAAAAGAATATAACTTACCGATCAGCGTTTAGTTCGATTTCACAAGAATATGTTATCGCTCCATTTTGGGATGATATGTACTTCAACTCTAACGGTCACGTGCGATacgaagtacatgtacacaacgaGTACCAGTCCTCCGCCCTATCAATGAGTCTGAAGAAAAGAGTGGAAAATTATATCGGCAGTACTATAGGTGTCTATCCTGTTGTCAAGTCATTGCTCGTTGTCGAGTGGAAAGGAATGATTGGCTACAGTTCTTCTCGA GAAACAAATACATTCCAAGCCATCGTTGCTTCCTCTGATTCTGAGTCATACGCCATCTTCACGTACCAGTGCGGAGGAATGCTGTGGTCTAGCAGTGATGCAACTATCGGGTTCGGAGATCCCTACGGTCATTACAGGAATCACCCCTATAG TCGCAGTTTGCAGAGCCAGAATCCCATTGCCTGTCTCAATAGCCCGAATAGTGTGTGGAGCAACGTGGTGTACAAGTTGAGACGAGcca ATATATGTACGTCGTACGAGTTTGGGTGTACCGATGGGTCTTGTGTTAACAACCGTGACCACTGCAACGGTCTAGTGTCAGATTGCAGGGACGGAACTGATGAAATCGCTTGCACATCTTGGCACACTCCATCTTGCCGTAATAGTCAGTACAGCTGTGTtagtggagggtgtgtggagtCGTCTCTAAAGTGTGACGGGCGTGACGACGATTGTGCAGATGGGAGTGACGAAAGCAACTGCTCTTCTTATGatgttt ctactgGAGCCATTTTTGGTATCTCGATCGCAGGTGTAGTCGTCATCTTTGTTTTCGTCGTTGCCATAGTGACTGCTATCCATCGTCACCTGAAGCAGCGTAATCAACGCCGAGTCCAATTCCAACGTCTTCGTTCCGAGCTCACTGTTCGTCCTCAACCCACTCCCCAGCCGCAGACACTCTACTATCAGCCCAAACCAGAAGAGTGGTATCAGACTGTTGAAGGTCAATGGGTTCAAGGACCACCCCCTGCATACGTCCCCGATGTCCACGGGGGATTCCCCTCAGAGGGTGGTGCCGAGGTTGAACTTATTGGAGGAGTTGGCAACTCAAATGAGACAG AGGTTGTGATAGATGACTCGGCACATTCTACTGTCATCTCAGTTCCTCCCCCAAACATTCCCGAT GACCAGTCTTCTCTCATCAATGATGCCGAATCCTTTGCCACTAacgaggtgggtgtggtcagtaaCGAGGAGAATTCTCTCGATAATAGCTCGTCAGAGTCCTCCCTTGTGAACAATGAAGACACTCCCCTTATCGAGTCCTCAGTacttattaattaa
- the LOC135336484 gene encoding uncharacterized protein LOC135336484 isoform X2 encodes MFVQSVTFLFLLFSLRTNGLGTKQNQFPFVDLGSNGVSYEDLYQYNSDNYRVASPIYPGIKIGLYGYFNSAYINQNGAISFQKNITYRSAFSSISQEYVIAPFWDDMYFNSNGHVRYEVHVHNEYQSSALSMSLKKRVENYIGSTIGVYPVVKSLLVVEWKGMIGYSSSRETNTFQAIVASSDSESYAIFTYQCGGMLWSSSDATIGFGDPYGHYRNHPYSRSLQSQNPIACLNSPNSVWSNVVYKLRRANICTSYEFGCTDGSCVNNRDHCNGLVSDCRDGTDEIACTSWHTPSCRNSQYSCVSGGCVESSLKCDGRDDDCADGSDESNCSSYDVSTGAIFGISIAGVVVIFVFVVAIVTAIHRHLKQRNQRRVQFQRLRSELTVRPQPTPQPQTLYYQPKPEEWYQTVEGQWVQGPPPAYVPDVHGGFPSEGGAEVELIGGVGNSNETEVVIDDSAHSTVISVPPPNIPDDQSSLINDAESFATNEVGVVSNEENSLDNSSSESSLVNNEDTPLIESSVLIN; translated from the exons ATGTTTGTTCAATCAGTGACTTTTCTGTTTCTTTTATTTTCGCTTAGAACCAATGGACTAG GCACGAAGCAAAACCAATTCCCCTTTGTGGACCTGGGTTCCAATGGAGTCTCGTATGAGGATCTCTACCAGTACAACAGTGATAACTACAGGGTTGCTAGCCCCATCTATCCTGGTATCAAAATTGGCTTATACGGCTACTTTAATAGTGCCTAT attaaTCAAAATGGAGCCATATCATTCCAAAAGAATATAACTTACCGATCAGCGTTTAGTTCGATTTCACAAGAATATGTTATCGCTCCATTTTGGGATGATATGTACTTCAACTCTAACGGTCACGTGCGATacgaagtacatgtacacaacgaGTACCAGTCCTCCGCCCTATCAATGAGTCTGAAGAAAAGAGTGGAAAATTATATCGGCAGTACTATAGGTGTCTATCCTGTTGTCAAGTCATTGCTCGTTGTCGAGTGGAAAGGAATGATTGGCTACAGTTCTTCTCGA GAAACAAATACATTCCAAGCCATCGTTGCTTCCTCTGATTCTGAGTCATACGCCATCTTCACGTACCAGTGCGGAGGAATGCTGTGGTCTAGCAGTGATGCAACTATCGGGTTCGGAGATCCCTACGGTCATTACAGGAATCACCCCTATAG TCGCAGTTTGCAGAGCCAGAATCCCATTGCCTGTCTCAATAGCCCGAATAGTGTGTGGAGCAACGTGGTGTACAAGTTGAGACGAGcca ATATATGTACGTCGTACGAGTTTGGGTGTACCGATGGGTCTTGTGTTAACAACCGTGACCACTGCAACGGTCTAGTGTCAGATTGCAGGGACGGAACTGATGAAATCGCTTGCACATCTTGGCACACTCCATCTTGCCGTAATAGTCAGTACAGCTGTGTtagtggagggtgtgtggagtCGTCTCTAAAGTGTGACGGGCGTGACGACGATTGTGCAGATGGGAGTGACGAAAGCAACTGCTCTTCTTATGatgttt ctactgGAGCCATTTTTGGTATCTCGATCGCAGGTGTAGTCGTCATCTTTGTTTTCGTCGTTGCCATAGTGACTGCTATCCATCGTCACCTGAAGCAGCGTAATCAACGCCGAGTCCAATTCCAACGTCTTCGTTCCGAGCTCACTGTTCGTCCTCAACCCACTCCCCAGCCGCAGACACTCTACTATCAGCCCAAACCAGAAGAGTGGTATCAGACTGTTGAAGGTCAATGGGTTCAAGGACCACCCCCTGCATACGTCCCCGATGTCCACGGGGGATTCCCCTCAGAGGGTGGTGCCGAGGTTGAACTTATTGGAGGAGTTGGCAACTCAAATGAGACAG AGGTTGTGATAGATGACTCGGCACATTCTACTGTCATCTCAGTTCCTCCCCCAAACATTCCCGAT GACCAGTCTTCTCTCATCAATGATGCCGAATCCTTTGCCACTAacgaggtgggtgtggtcagtaaCGAGGAGAATTCTCTCGATAATAGCTCGTCAGAGTCCTCCCTTGTGAACAATGAAGACACTCCCCTTATCGAGTCCTCAGTacttattaattaa